In Bos taurus isolate L1 Dominette 01449 registration number 42190680 breed Hereford chromosome 11, ARS-UCD2.0, whole genome shotgun sequence, one DNA window encodes the following:
- the OR1J31 gene encoding olfactory receptor family 1 subfamily J member 31, producing MRPENQSHMSEFLLLGLPICPEQQGMFFVLFLSMYLTTVLGNLLILLLIRLDPRLHTPMYFFLSHLAFTDISFSSVTVPKMLINMQTQDQSIPYAGCIAQMYFFLLFGCIDNLLLVAMAYDRYVAICHPLHYTTIMREGLCMFLLAGSWLLSCVIALSHTILLAQLSFCEDNIIPHFFCDLAALLKLSCSDTSVNELVIFTAGTAVVILPLSGILVSYGLIGVSILRVPSTKGICKALSTCGSHLSVMSLFYGTIMALYFSTSSGKSKDKDMIASLMYTLVIPMLNPFIYSLRNRDMKLALGFLFKSNNLLIK from the coding sequence ATGAGGCCTGAGAATCAGAGCCACATGTCTGAGTTCCTCCTCCTGGGACTCCCCATCTGTCCAGAGCAGCAGGGCATGTTCTTCGTTCTGTTCCTGAGCATGTACCTGACCACAGTGCTGGGCAACCTGCTCATCCTCCTGCTCATCAGGCTGGACCCTcgcctccacacccccatgtacttcttcctcagccACTTGGCCTTCACTGACATCTCCTTTTCATCTGTCACCGTCCCTAAGATGCTGATAAACATGCAAACCCAGGATCAATCCATCCCTTATGCAGGGTGCATAGCACAGAtgtattttttcctactttttggcTGCATTGATAACCTTCTTCTTGTAGCGATGGCTTATGACAGGTACGTGGCCATCTGTCACCCTCTCCACTACACCACCATCATGAGGGAGGGGCTGTGTATGTTTCTGCTGGCTGGATCCTGGCTCCTCTCTTGTGTCATTGCCCTGTCCCACACCATCCTCCTGGCTCAGCTGTCCTTCTGTGAAGACAACATCATCCCACATTTCTTCTGTGACCTTGCTGCCCTGCTCAAGCTCTCCTGCTCAGATACCTCTGTCAATGAGCTGGTCATATTCACTGCAGGGACTGCAGTTGTCATTCTTCCACTGAGTGGCATCCTGGTCTCTTATGGTCTCATTGGGGTCTCCATCCTGAGGGTCCCTTCTACGAAAGGGATCTGCAAAGCCCTGTCCACCTGTGGCTCCCACCTCTCTGTGATGTCTCTATTCTATGGAACCATTATGGCACTGTACTTTTCCACCTCATCAGGCAAGTCCAAAGACAAAGACATGATTGCCTCACTGATGTACACACTGGtgatccccatgctgaaccccttcatctacagcCTAAGGAACAGAGACATGAAATtggctctgggatttcttttcaAAAGCAATAATCTTCTCATCAAGTGA